The Natrinema salifodinae genome includes a window with the following:
- a CDS encoding NAD(P)-dependent oxidoreductase — protein MATDEWTVLLPERIHPAGPESIADIATTVRRDEYDDRAALLADADRFDAVITRTKPIDGEFIETATDLEIVSKHGVGYDNVDVDAATENGVLVSNTPGVNSRAVAEHAITLLLAVRRRLRPADAAVRAGNADDYDVLTDEFRRDTVGLYGCGDIGFEVASLASGLDMDCCVYDPYVDPADLPAHVAAVDSPAALFDRADAVSIHAPLTAETRNAIGEAELRRLSPSGILVNTARAEIVDRDALVAVLESDAIAGAGIDVFAAEPPSPSHPLLEYDNVVTTPHVGARTTEALAAMSRESAANVRTAYDGAVPETTINADELPSTHG, from the coding sequence ATGGCGACGGACGAATGGACGGTATTGCTTCCCGAGAGGATTCACCCGGCGGGACCGGAATCGATCGCCGATATCGCGACGACCGTGAGACGAGACGAATACGACGACCGAGCGGCGCTGCTCGCCGACGCAGACCGATTCGACGCGGTCATTACCCGGACGAAACCGATCGACGGAGAGTTCATCGAAACGGCGACCGATCTCGAGATCGTTTCCAAACACGGCGTCGGATACGACAACGTCGACGTCGACGCCGCGACCGAAAACGGCGTCCTCGTGAGCAATACGCCAGGCGTCAATTCGCGCGCGGTCGCCGAACACGCGATCACGCTACTCCTGGCCGTGCGACGGCGGCTCCGGCCGGCGGATGCCGCCGTTCGCGCGGGGAACGCGGACGACTACGACGTCCTCACCGACGAGTTCCGGCGCGATACCGTCGGGCTGTACGGCTGTGGCGATATCGGATTCGAAGTCGCCAGCCTGGCGTCGGGCCTCGACATGGACTGTTGCGTCTACGATCCGTACGTCGACCCCGCCGACCTCCCGGCGCACGTCGCGGCCGTCGACTCGCCGGCCGCCTTGTTCGACCGGGCCGACGCCGTCTCTATCCACGCACCGCTGACGGCGGAAACCCGGAACGCGATCGGCGAGGCGGAATTACGGCGGCTGTCGCCGTCGGGTATCCTCGTCAATACGGCGCGAGCCGAAATCGTCGACAGGGACGCGCTCGTCGCGGTACTCGAGTCCGATGCGATCGCCGGAGCCGGGATCGACGTGTTCGCCGCCGAGCCGCCGTCCCCGAGCCATCCCCTCCTCGAGTACGATAACGTCGTGACGACGCCGCACGTCGGTGCTCGGACGACCGAGGCGCTTGCCGCGATGAGCAGAGAATCGGCGGCGAACGTTCGGACCGCGTACGACGGCGCCGTTCCCGAAACGACGATCAACGCCGACGAACTCCCGTCGACGCACGGCTGA
- a CDS encoding acetyl-CoA hydrolase/transferase C-terminal domain-containing protein, translating to MTGRREPATDTVDRRLNGNLPLLDAGAAAARIDADATVLTSGFGSVGYPKLIPLALADSDRDLSLTVVSSGNVGDEIDVALVESGAIDRRFTYQSSAVARAATNRRDIAFSDRNASSIGDEVQYGGLVEPDIAVVEAVAVGEDWFVPSTSVGQVPAFVEAADELLVEVNHRQPLKLQALHDIYRPEAPPNRGPIPLTDPGERIGTSRMHFDPEKLVGVVETDRVDSTYSFREPADDDLAIAANLGDFLAEEMERTAAFEDAVHLQFGVGSLGNALMGELEGLEFGDRDVVYYGELIQDGLLDMLDADRLACASATSMALTDEGQERLFASVERYARDVVLRPADVSNHPGLIDRFGVIGVNSAIEVDIYGNVNSTHVGGKRMINGVGGSADFNRNALVTICALPSTHDDGEISRVVPMTFHVDHTEHDIDVFVTEQGVADVRGLSPVERAELIVEECAHPSFRPRLRDYLDDVRSQDDHIPHDVARAADWPE from the coding sequence ATGACCGGACGCAGAGAGCCGGCGACGGACACCGTCGACCGGCGGTTGAACGGCAATCTCCCGCTCCTCGACGCCGGCGCCGCCGCGGCGCGAATCGACGCCGACGCGACGGTACTCACGAGCGGTTTCGGAAGCGTCGGCTATCCGAAACTGATTCCGCTGGCGCTCGCCGATTCGGATCGCGACCTGTCGCTGACGGTCGTGAGTAGCGGCAACGTCGGCGACGAGATCGACGTCGCGCTCGTCGAGTCGGGCGCGATCGATCGCCGCTTCACGTACCAATCGTCGGCCGTCGCTCGGGCCGCGACGAACCGACGCGATATTGCGTTCAGTGATCGAAACGCGTCGTCGATCGGCGACGAGGTTCAGTACGGCGGCCTCGTCGAGCCCGATATCGCAGTCGTCGAAGCGGTCGCCGTCGGTGAAGACTGGTTCGTCCCGTCGACCTCGGTCGGCCAGGTACCGGCGTTCGTTGAAGCCGCCGACGAGCTCCTCGTCGAAGTGAATCACAGACAGCCGTTGAAACTTCAGGCGCTCCACGACATCTATCGTCCGGAGGCGCCGCCGAACCGAGGTCCGATCCCGCTCACGGACCCGGGTGAGCGAATCGGAACGTCTCGCATGCACTTCGATCCCGAGAAACTCGTCGGCGTCGTGGAGACGGACCGCGTCGATTCGACCTACTCGTTCCGGGAACCGGCAGACGACGACCTCGCGATCGCCGCCAATCTCGGCGACTTTCTGGCCGAAGAGATGGAACGAACCGCGGCGTTCGAAGACGCCGTCCACTTACAGTTCGGCGTCGGGTCGCTCGGAAACGCGCTGATGGGCGAACTCGAGGGCCTCGAGTTCGGGGACCGCGATGTCGTATACTACGGTGAACTCATTCAGGACGGACTGCTCGATATGCTCGACGCCGACCGCCTGGCGTGTGCGAGCGCGACGTCGATGGCGCTCACGGACGAGGGTCAAGAACGGCTCTTCGCGAGCGTCGAGCGCTACGCGCGGGACGTCGTCCTCCGGCCGGCGGATGTCTCGAACCATCCCGGACTGATCGATCGGTTCGGCGTGATCGGCGTCAACAGCGCGATCGAGGTCGACATCTACGGCAACGTCAATTCGACCCACGTCGGCGGTAAACGGATGATAAACGGCGTCGGCGGCTCCGCGGACTTCAACCGCAACGCGCTGGTGACGATCTGTGCGCTCCCCTCGACGCACGACGACGGCGAGATCTCGCGCGTCGTTCCGATGACGTTCCACGTCGATCACACCGAACACGACATCGACGTCTTCGTCACCGAACAGGGGGTCGCGGACGTCCGCGGACTGTCGCCGGTCGAACGCGCCGAACTGATCGTCGAAGAGTGTGCGCATCCCTCCTTCAGACCGCGCCTCCGCGATTATCTGGACGACGTTCGGAGCCAAGACGACCACATCCCCCACGACGTCGCGCGAGCCGCGGACTGGCCGGAGTAA